From the Telopea speciosissima isolate NSW1024214 ecotype Mountain lineage chromosome 9, Tspe_v1, whole genome shotgun sequence genome, the window TTTATTTATCTGTTTTCTAGGAAAAATACAACTCCCCAACAGGACAGAACCACTTCAACCGCAAACACAGAAGATGATTTTTTTAGGCCAAGAACCCTAACACAGAGGAAttgaagaaactagaagaaactgaaaaagagtaaaaaaattGCATAAGATTGAAACCCATATTAGGAGGGTTTCAAGCTTCGAAGTTCAAATATGCTTCAATAATTACAGACGAAAACCCAGCTCATGATCAATGGAATATAGGAAAAACATCAAAGAGAAACAGAGCAAAGTTAAGTTcatgccaaaacccaaaaataatagGAAAAGTGAAATTGAAGACGAAAGTCAATTTACAGTATCTTATACttgaaacccattaaaaaaaaaagctaaataAACCAATGATCATCACAAGGGAAGGTGAATACAGAAATCTTCCGAAGGAAAAAACCTACGAAGAACAAAACACTACATTTGAGGTAATTAAACACGAAAGGGGAATCACAGTGGACGCTACTTCTCGTTGGAAAGGATGTTGTAGCCAGAGATCGCAGCCGACCGTTGCAGCATCCGACTTTCCTTCAGAGTCTGATGACTGTGGCACATTGATACGCCGCTGCCTCAGTTCGGAGTCCGACAATGGCTGCCGCACGGTGTGAAGGGAAGGAGAGACTAGGATAAAGAGAATCGATAGActgagggagagggagaggaagaaggcaAGGGTTTTGGGGATAATTTAGAAAACTAGTTTTTAGCTACACCGAAAACAAGGGAGAGAGATCGGGTTCAGGGTTGGAGACGAGACAGATGTTGGTAGATGATTTTGGGGACGATGGGTTGTGGTCAATTACGTTTTAGTCATTTGTTATAATATTTAGTTGAAGTTGttgattttctttgatttttcagtCGGTAATATGATTTTACCCAATTATCCTTATAAGTTTATTTTCAATCATATCCTTAACTGTAATTTTAAAAAGGTAATCAGTGTCTTTCTATGTTTGGTTAAATAATAAACCCTTGTTACGTTAATAATGACAAATTTGAAGTTATGAAAATTCAAGACAATGGGAAAGCACAGAAATAGGCAAACATGCGTGTTGTAACCGAAGAATATATGCTAGAATCTAGATATGTAAAGGGTGgttgattttaatttatttttttatattttgaatgTATAATCTTGTTTGATTATATTAGAGTTTTGCAAGAAATTGTTGTGTAGTGCTTGCATCAACACGGGAGCCAATAAGAATGCATACAAGAGCATTTGATTGAATGAATGATTATTAAAACCTTCCATCCCTTCACAGTTAAAGATGACGGGAGGGAGGATCTTCAGCTGATGGTTCGACGAGGTACTTGATCAGCTCCATGTTTGTCCAACTCCACTTGCAAATTAAGAAAACCTTTCTCCCAAGCTTTGATCAAAGTGCTCCAAATTACGATAGCTTCTCCTTGAAAGATGGAATGACTCAGACAAGGCGTATAAAAACCAACCATGATCATCTCTAAAGATAGCTCCTATTCCAACCAGAGATTGCTGGAGGGAAGCATCATAATTGGCTTTGAAAGTATTAGGTGGAAGAGCAGTCCAAGATGCATGAGAAGGGCGATTAttatgtggtggtggtggagagagaggGTTAGCTTGTAgatattaggggtgtcaataaagcccggctggcccgaacccgccctgaccCCGGCCCGGatccgaccctgatttttcaaccttgaaGGCGGGTTTGGATTTAGTTATAGTCTGGCCCTGACAGGGTTGGGTcaggtcagggtttagatccaGGGCTTAGCCCGATCccgcccaacccgaccctgtattaattataagtatataatattgcatatatatatttttggtctaatatttatttatatatataacctaataaaaaattaaaaagcaaatGACAAAAAAAGCCCTAAAGGCACATGGGATTACAGATAAAATCAGGGTTAGAGTCAAGGTTAAttagggccaacccgaccctacccgaccctatcagggtcaatcagggtcgaGTCAGGTCAGGAAAAATCCTGACAGGATCGGgactgggttgagggtttcttggccctaaCAGGGTCGGATCGGGTCAAGTCAGGATTTAGGTTAAGacctctagggttgggttagggtttagggcaagcccggcccaacccgacccattgacacccctagtagaTATTCAGAAAAAGCAACTTCAGCTTGACATACGACATCTATGGGGATCCAATCCTTTGTCTTGAAGATCAGCTCATTCCTTGAGATCCAGATGGATGTACCAACAAATGAAGCTTGAAAGGGATAAGGCCTCGCGTACTCCTTTTTTGTCTCTTGAGAAAAAGGGATCCCATCCTTGTAGCCATTGAGGCAGCCCTAAGCCGCTCAATGCTGCTGTTGGAGACCAAGTAATTATACATCACAACATTTGTTTTATAAAAAGTGAAGTGCCTAACTTTAGGCTGCGAGTTTATTAAATTTAAGGGTGGGGGATTACTGTCAAGTTGCATGGTCCCTACACTAACGTAGGGCcaatgagatttttcatttcacgagTGGGTAGGGCAATCATTTCGTTCTACTTGTGTGTAGGCGCAAGGACAATGTAGCGTGTTAgccttctttctcccataaaaaatacCCAGTATTAAACTCATAAAATTCAATGTCCatggtttacccaaaaaaaaaaaaaaaattcaatgtcCATGCTTAGGGTTGTCAATTGGTGGTTCGGTCTAGTTTCAATTAGATTAAAACGGTTTTGGGTTGGTACTGGCCAAGCCGAAGCTTAATTGGTAAAATATGTATCGTTTTTTTCCCGGTTTAGCTCTAGTTTTatcgttttttattttatcaagcTGTTATCATTCTGTTTATTACTTTCGAATCGATTTAGTTCAGGCTATAACCTACGCCTTCtcaaaaaaacttttttttctgttcactttttttaaatttctccTCAAAAGAATTAATGAAAAAAACACGAGTAGCATAAGTTATGGTGAAAAAATCCTCCCAAGCGCGCCAATGAGTGCTACAAACATTGGACGATTGGAACTATCCTTGGGGCGCATGCTGGACAGCTCCAACTGTCCAATGcgcgctggagaggatctggactctAGATTATGCTGCCTGCTTAGAGAGACTTTCCAATTGTTATTTTTGTATCATTTTTCTTTGGTTCGGTTTGCCTTTTGATTTCGATCCGGTCTATTATTTGGAAAAACCCAAATCGAATCAATAGACATTCAATTCGGGCTGAACCAATCGGTTTTGAAATTTAGCTGATCGATGGGACCCACCTTATGCGGGGGATGCATGGAGATGGCCCACTGTATCCCAGCCGTCCATCCGCCTTGCTTGCTTCGTACGCACACGAGCTCGTCTCCATGGCGTCGCCGTTTTTGTTTGGGGTTTCCGTTTCCCCTTCCCCCAAGTCCCAACGTTGTGGATTCCTTTCGACGATCTGAACTCTGAAGTGAGACCTGCTCAGAGGCcgagagagtgagagtgagaTTAAGAGATAGAGAAGATGAGAGTGAGTTTGGAGGGCGAGAAGGTAACACTGGTTCCTTACAGGAGAGAACATGTGCCCAGGTACCATGAATGGATGCAGGATCCATCTCTGCTTCAAGCTACAGGTTCAGAGCCACTAACATTAGACCAAGAGTACGACATGCACCTCTCTTGGACTCAGGACCCTAATAGTAAATCTAATCTATCTTTTTGCTCttccttcaatttctctttatctgctctttttcttttaatcttttcttaACAATGTCTTCACGATATTCTGTTCTTCCTTCCATGATTAATTAATTGCAGAGCACACTTTCATTGTCTTGGATAAGCAATTGGTTGTAGGAGAATTCTTCCATGGAGATCCCCATGTCGAGGGtaagtaattttattttctggATTTCATGCATAGGGCTTTATTTTCTGGTGTTTGGAACTGTTTATTCTCGAGGTTTTAGATGGGATATCTACTGCGCTAGTTTCATTAtcatgttcttttttatttggatatCTACTATGATTTTATCAAGTTAGATTAGTGAATAGAAGCTGAGTTGCTCAAATTCTCATGACTCAGCCTCATATTCATCAATTGCATATTTTACAGAGTGAATTCATTCTTTGTTTCAGCTATGGTTGGTGATGTGAATATATACATGAATGACTTGGACGATGCACAAACGGCAGAGATCGAAATAATGATAGCTGAACCTAAGAGGTACCACCACACACTATTATTTGAGTTCCACATACCCATGTGCTTTTAGCAGTCTTGATTTCCTATTTGCTGTACTTAGCTTCCTGTAAAAAATTTATGTTTGAGATGAGATAGCTTTCACTATGGGTGGCAGTAGTATCACTTGAGGTGATTTAACCAGAGTAACAAGTTTGTGATTCTAACATTTCCTTGCTTCTGTTTAGTCTGTTAAAAGAGCACTAGTATATTTTCCTCCATTTGAATTGACCTCAGGAGACTTACATTGGGATTTTAAGAAATCCAATATGCAGTCATGGATACCATTACTTGATTCATGGAAGAAGCCTATTGTTTGCCTTCCATGGTCTACGATTCAAGTGATGGTACTTGCTTACCAATTGAGGAGGGGTGTGTGTGGAGGGGCTAATTTCATTCATTTATTCTTCCTAGGATAGTATAATCAATTCAAGTTAACAATTGTGGAgaaatggtttttctttcttaaattgCTTATCATCCTATTCTTGTCAGCATAGTCGTGGCAAGGGGCTCGGAGAAGAATCAGTTTTGATGATGATGGCTTTTGCAGTTAAGAATTTTGGGATCAACAAATTTCGTGCTAAAATTGCAGAATCAAACACAGCATCCCTCAAACTGTTCCGGAaactggtctctctctctctctcgaaatGCATGCTTTGCCATTCTCTAGACAAAAAGACCTCCAGTTTTTATGCTTGTGGATGAAGTGAAGATGCATGTTTGTAGTTATGCATTCATGATTTCTTGTTGAATTCTCATTGTCCATGACCGTCCATTAAGTGGAGTAAACTTCTTTCATACACAAACTTCTCTTCTTGATGATTGAAACTTCTAACGTTCATTTGCTATGCAGGGCTTTGAAGATGCTTCTTATAGTGAGATCTTCAAAGAGGTAAGGATTGTGAGCTTCTTCCATGGTAGagcataaataaaaatcaatcatTTATTTGACATTTGGAGGAATCATTTATCTGATGGTTCTTTGTGGTGTGCATAGAAGTGTAAACTAGATGTACTCTGCATAATTCTATCCTCATTGAATATTCTGTTCTTGTTGAACAATTTGATAGGTGACATTAGCGTTGCCAATGAAGGAGCCCAAAGTTGAGGAGCTGCAAAGTCTATTTGGTAAACTGATTATGCATTCATAGCTATTAGAGATCTGTCTTATCAAATATTGATTAAACACCTGAACTTCATCGTATCAATTCAAGTTATTTTTCCCATATGCACCATCTTTTCACTTTGAAGCTCTGTAGTGGTCCACTgttgtgccccccccccccctctcccccccaaaaaaaagaaaactctcTATTGCTAGGAACTTGGACATCAAAAGTTTGACTAAAAAAATCCATGTCACATGAACCCTTGACGACAAACTATCACTCTGATAAATGAGTTCTTATATAGTATATGCTGTTATATTCCAAAACTTATAGCAACTACCTCTCGATAGGGTTAGTGTAATTCTCCTTGTTAGGAATTAACAACGCAGCAAAACAacgatttgcaaaagaaaaacgaaaaaggAGATCACAGACATAAAACACAGATTTCTGTGGTTCAGCCAAGGTGGGGTACGTCCACGGCTGAGCGATAAGATGAGCTTCCACTATCCCCAATCATAAATACAAACCCTCAACCCCTATATATAGCGTCTCCCATAGTACAATATAAAGAAACCCTAATCctcaaaagtacaaaattgcccctaGTATAAACGACTCCACCGCCGATATTGGAGAAGAATCACCAGTACTTCTTGGATTAAGatgaaatcaggcttcaccaataacactctcctcacatgaaatatTCAACAGGAGATCTAGGAAGAACATCTCCACAAATAAGTTGAAGTAACTGAAGTCTGAACATGAAATTTTGGAAAGTATTTGAGTTACAAAACCGCGAATTCCTCTGAGGGTGGAGGCTTTTCTATGGTCGTGGCATTGAGTAGGTTGCTGGAGTTCGATCATCAATAAAGTCTGTCCAATCTTGGCCCTTCCCTTGACAGGAAATCTAGAGTTGCAGTTGATTCAACATTAGCCCCAGTTGTCGGATGGATCTGAAGAACATTGGTTGAAACTAAATTTCCTGCTTGCCAGACATGATTAACACTTGTAGTCAATGGTTCACAACAGCAAAGATTGTCATTTCGTTGTTTGCATATTCTATAGTGATAATTGACACAGGAATACTGAGTACCCATTGATGGGTTGTATTTGTTTCTTGATGTTGGGTAAGCAATCATGGCTCCCATTTGAGTGTCTGAAAGGAATAATAGCTTGATGAAAACACACTTGGTTTCTCTGTTTAGTACAGGTACTGAGTGGGAAAACAGAGTAAGTGTACTAGTACTAACACAGGGGGAGAGTGCTCTCCGAGCTAGCGGAGTGGGGAGCCAACCAATAGGGGCAGAGAGGAGAGTGtcaggagaagagagagagagagtagccTACAACCCCAGCTCAGAGaccttttttcccaaaaattaaatggaagaagaaggttctttgagcaagtggGATAGCCTATACCCTCTACAGagattttattccttttttctctcttaaaaAA encodes:
- the LOC122639824 gene encoding N-acetyltransferase 9-like protein → MRVSLEGEKVTLVPYRREHVPRYHEWMQDPSLLQATGSEPLTLDQEYDMHLSWTQDPNKHTFIVLDKQLVVGEFFHGDPHVEAMVGDVNIYMNDLDDAQTAEIEIMIAEPKSRGKGLGEESVLMMMAFAVKNFGINKFRAKIAESNTASLKLFRKLGFEDASYSEIFKEVTLALPMKEPKVEELQSLFGKLIMHS